A single Natranaerobius thermophilus JW/NM-WN-LF DNA region contains:
- a CDS encoding 2-hydroxyacyl-CoA dehydratase family protein, which translates to MSKETQKVAWLCTYIPEEIIHAAGFQPYRLVPGEIDQKGNCKTLPSNFCPYVKEVAAALEKGVYNDFISGFVVSNSCNAMIHLYNVLKEMSSDDQFVYLLDLPRKNSETGIEYYNRQLEELYNFLYKNRTNKNSVEEQTENLKQSLKLYSETQKLLQSINYKLYRIQKDIIDLSIQIANNDRKNVNDFISHQIQQGADYKNSTILLTGGIISREINRSLIENSDYPLMPENCMGLRYLMKSDLANIEDQHLEQLTKQQILGLIAKSYLNKPECPRTFTVTPDIGRVNYLKYLINQFDVKGVIHHDLGFCDLSNYDYLIIQDLFSKYNIPVLKINSELGEREIGQIKTRVEAFYEMNLI; encoded by the coding sequence GTGAGCAAAGAAACCCAAAAAGTCGCCTGGTTATGTACTTACATACCTGAAGAAATAATCCATGCAGCTGGATTCCAACCTTATCGATTAGTGCCAGGTGAGATTGATCAAAAGGGGAACTGCAAAACTCTACCGTCAAATTTTTGTCCTTATGTTAAAGAAGTAGCTGCAGCTTTAGAAAAAGGAGTTTATAACGACTTTATAAGTGGTTTTGTAGTGTCTAATTCTTGTAATGCCATGATACACCTTTACAATGTACTTAAGGAAATGAGTTCCGATGATCAGTTTGTTTACTTACTAGACCTTCCGCGAAAAAATAGTGAAACTGGTATTGAATATTACAATAGACAATTAGAAGAATTATATAACTTTTTATATAAAAATAGAACAAATAAAAACTCTGTTGAGGAACAAACTGAAAATTTGAAACAATCACTCAAGTTATATAGTGAAACTCAGAAATTATTACAAAGTATTAATTATAAATTATATAGAATTCAAAAAGATATTATTGATCTAAGCATACAAATAGCCAATAATGATAGGAAAAATGTAAATGATTTTATATCACACCAAATTCAACAGGGAGCAGATTATAAAAATTCTACAATATTATTAACAGGTGGAATAATATCTAGGGAAATTAATAGATCATTAATTGAAAATAGTGATTACCCATTAATGCCAGAAAATTGTATGGGACTCCGCTATCTAATGAAAAGTGATTTAGCTAATATTGAGGACCAACACTTAGAACAGTTAACAAAACAACAGATTCTAGGGCTAATTGCCAAATCGTATTTAAACAAGCCAGAATGTCCTAGAACCTTTACAGTTACTCCTGATATTGGCCGTGTAAATTATTTAAAATATTTGATAAATCAATTTGATGTAAAAGGAGTTATACATCATGATTTAGGATTCTGTGATCTTAGTAATTATGATTATTTAATTATACAAGATTTATTTTCAAAATATAATATACCAGTCTTAAAAATAAATTCCGAGCTAGGTGAAAGGGAGATAGGCCAAATTAAGACTAGAGTAGAAGCTTTTTATGAGATGAATTTAATTTGA
- a CDS encoding NAD(P)/FAD-dependent oxidoreductase, protein MGAGVTVAVLGGGPAGLAASIQGAQQGLSVTLFEKNKVGENIKCAEGFYDSMKLFGPPSHGALFKVDCLHIKVKDEYKVDCSNVNLWMIDRQTWQKGLKEEAMALGVDVKENCPVNPTDLVSISQNYDWVIDCTGIPSTTSISKGFSHVYKNYWAYAHQITLFGNFQNQLGELKVGVSPDYLGYYWIFPKSKDFANVGLGIFPQNNKYPETLKKRLKRELHNIIHREGLQNCKKVRKTGGVIPTKPLDELVFDNIILAGDSGGFSSPLHGGGIDLALFTGKEAINAINEGEIDNYRQRLLDKAGAKLEIEQKIFDLWEQIGYENLDRLLRLILKREAVFELPRLFQFRDLLISERQTITAFYDGFFQGNWDRISY, encoded by the coding sequence TTGGGAGCAGGAGTTACAGTGGCAGTCTTAGGGGGCGGTCCAGCGGGGTTAGCCGCATCTATCCAAGGGGCCCAACAAGGATTGAGTGTAACTTTATTCGAAAAAAATAAGGTTGGAGAAAACATTAAATGTGCCGAAGGTTTTTATGATTCAATGAAACTATTCGGCCCTCCTTCTCATGGAGCATTATTTAAAGTTGATTGTCTACATATAAAAGTTAAAGATGAATACAAAGTAGATTGTTCTAATGTAAATCTTTGGATGATTGATCGCCAAACTTGGCAAAAAGGGTTGAAGGAAGAGGCCATGGCATTAGGGGTAGATGTCAAAGAGAATTGTCCCGTTAATCCTACAGATTTGGTAAGTATAAGCCAAAACTATGATTGGGTGATTGATTGTACAGGGATTCCTTCTACAACATCTATTTCTAAAGGTTTTAGCCATGTTTACAAAAACTATTGGGCTTACGCACATCAAATAACATTATTTGGTAATTTCCAAAATCAGCTAGGTGAGTTGAAAGTAGGTGTAAGTCCTGATTATTTAGGTTATTACTGGATATTTCCTAAATCTAAAGATTTTGCCAATGTTGGCCTGGGAATTTTTCCTCAAAATAATAAGTACCCAGAGACTTTGAAAAAACGTCTAAAGCGAGAATTACATAATATTATTCATAGAGAAGGACTGCAAAACTGTAAAAAAGTGCGTAAAACTGGTGGTGTTATACCCACTAAACCCCTAGATGAACTAGTATTTGATAATATAATTTTAGCTGGAGATAGTGGTGGCTTTTCTTCCCCCCTTCACGGAGGGGGAATAGACCTGGCCTTATTTACTGGAAAAGAAGCTATCAATGCAATTAATGAGGGAGAAATAGATAATTATCGTCAGAGATTATTAGATAAAGCGGGAGCGAAACTAGAGATAGAGCAGAAAATTTTCGATTTGTGGGAACAGATTGGATACGAAAATTTAGACAGGCTATTACGATTAATTCTAAAAAGAGAAGCTGTTTTTGAATTACCTAGATTATTTCAGTTTAGGGATTTATTGATTAGTGAACGTCAGACCATAACTGCTTTTTATGACGGTTTTTTTCAAGGTAATTGGGACAGGATTTCTTATTAA
- a CDS encoding DUF1292 domain-containing protein codes for MANEDNNQVIVLEDDKGERHNFEVYDFFKEQDNDYVVLLPTQEQQDKYPEEADEAVIMRVEQDENGEYMLTTVEDDDEWERVKEAYEQKMEELD; via the coding sequence TTGGCCAATGAAGATAACAATCAGGTGATTGTCTTGGAAGATGATAAAGGAGAGCGACATAATTTTGAGGTTTATGACTTTTTCAAAGAACAGGATAATGATTATGTCGTATTGCTTCCTACCCAGGAGCAACAGGACAAATATCCTGAAGAGGCTGATGAAGCAGTAATCATGAGAGTAGAGCAGGATGAAAATGGTGAATACATGTTGACTACTGTCGAAGATGATGATGAGTGGGAACGAGTCAAAGAGGCCTATGAACAGAAGATGGAAGAATTAGATTAA
- a CDS encoding undecaprenyl-diphosphate phosphatase, translating to MLELFILGLIQGITEFLPVSSSAHLVIGEKIMGLEYPGLIVEITLHFASFVALLIYFNTEIWDLITNSLKYLIKKSSYCKQQFSLMVFLIVTTLISGITGIILEQVLGEYIKHLAVTGTSLIITGCLLILIEKSHKFHFIFLKQEQDLFIKDSFFMGICQGLSVIPGISRSGITVIAGISQGYSKDLAVKLSFLLAFPIILGSFVYKLPSLIQIYQNTPSQAIEMIPGLQELIVSFVACLLASIIGIKSLISLVKRSKLSLFAIYVIFIGIIILVSISM from the coding sequence TTGCTAGAACTGTTTATTTTAGGTTTAATTCAGGGAATTACTGAATTTTTACCAGTCTCCAGTTCTGCCCATCTGGTAATCGGAGAAAAAATTATGGGTTTAGAATATCCAGGATTAATAGTTGAAATAACCTTGCATTTTGCATCATTTGTAGCGTTATTAATCTATTTCAATACAGAAATTTGGGATCTAATTACAAATTCTCTAAAATATCTAATAAAGAAATCTTCCTACTGCAAACAACAGTTTTCTTTGATGGTTTTTTTAATAGTTACTACTTTAATAAGTGGTATAACAGGTATAATATTGGAACAAGTGCTAGGAGAATATATTAAACATTTGGCTGTTACTGGAACGAGTTTAATAATTACTGGATGTTTATTAATACTAATAGAAAAATCTCATAAATTTCATTTTATTTTTTTAAAACAAGAACAGGATTTGTTTATTAAAGATAGCTTTTTTATGGGAATTTGTCAAGGGCTCTCTGTAATTCCAGGGATTTCTAGATCAGGAATTACAGTTATTGCAGGCATATCTCAGGGGTATTCTAAGGATTTGGCCGTTAAACTCTCTTTTTTACTGGCTTTTCCTATAATTTTAGGTTCCTTTGTTTACAAACTACCTTCATTAATACAAATTTATCAAAACACACCATCCCAAGCTATTGAAATGATTCCGGGACTCCAAGAACTAATTGTATCATTTGTTGCATGCTTACTGGCCTCTATAATTGGTATTAAAAGTTTGATCTCTTTAGTTAAAAGAAGCAAATTATCCCTATTTGCAATTTATGTTATCTTTATTGGAATTATAATCTTAGTATCCATTTCAATGTAG
- a CDS encoding peptidase U32 family protein, with the protein MTIEYKGKSKVEQNQNPLELLAPAGNLEKLKFAIDYGADAVYLGGKSYGLRAFAGNFSREDMRAGVDYAHSRGRKVYITVNIFPHNEDLEGLEEYLKELQSIGVDAIIISDPGILRICKETVPEMEIHLSTQANCTNWRSAKFWKDQGINRIILARELSLAEIEQIHRMESNIEFETFVHGAMCISYSGRCLLSNYLANRDANRGECAHPCRWQYYLMERERPGEYLPITEDQEGTKIMSSKDLCMIRHIPELIDAGIKNFKIEGRMKSVHYVATVVRAYRKAINAYLSDPDNYSFKREWEEELKKASTRPFSTGFYFGSPDETDQEYTKEPRQSNRDFVGIVLNSQDGYLTIQQRNHFQIGDRIEIIGPNKTYGEFVINEIINSEGKKSQAAPHPKEVVTVPLNVDCEPNSLIRKILG; encoded by the coding sequence ATGACTATCGAATATAAAGGTAAATCTAAAGTTGAACAAAATCAAAATCCCTTAGAACTTTTAGCTCCTGCTGGCAATCTAGAAAAACTTAAATTTGCTATTGATTACGGAGCAGATGCCGTATATTTAGGTGGGAAATCTTACGGATTAAGGGCTTTTGCCGGTAATTTTTCAAGAGAGGATATGAGAGCGGGCGTTGATTATGCTCATTCGCGCGGTAGAAAGGTTTATATTACAGTTAATATCTTTCCACACAACGAGGATTTAGAAGGTTTAGAAGAGTATTTAAAGGAATTACAATCAATAGGGGTAGATGCCATAATAATATCTGATCCTGGTATACTTAGAATCTGCAAAGAAACTGTACCAGAGATGGAAATTCACTTATCGACTCAAGCTAACTGTACAAACTGGAGATCTGCTAAATTTTGGAAAGATCAAGGTATAAATCGAATTATTCTAGCTCGAGAGCTAAGTTTAGCGGAAATAGAACAAATTCATAGAATGGAATCTAATATAGAATTTGAAACTTTTGTCCACGGGGCAATGTGTATTTCGTACTCAGGTAGGTGCTTACTATCCAATTATTTGGCCAATAGAGATGCAAATAGAGGTGAATGCGCTCATCCTTGTAGATGGCAGTATTATCTTATGGAACGTGAGCGTCCGGGGGAGTACCTGCCAATAACTGAAGATCAGGAAGGTACCAAAATTATGAGTTCCAAAGATTTATGTATGATTAGGCATATTCCTGAACTTATAGATGCAGGGATTAAAAACTTCAAAATAGAAGGACGTATGAAGAGTGTACATTACGTTGCTACTGTAGTAAGAGCTTATCGAAAAGCTATTAATGCATATCTTTCCGATCCTGATAACTATAGTTTTAAAAGAGAATGGGAAGAAGAATTAAAGAAAGCTTCTACAAGACCTTTTAGTACTGGTTTTTATTTTGGCTCACCTGATGAAACTGATCAAGAATATACTAAAGAGCCAAGACAATCAAATCGCGATTTTGTGGGAATCGTTTTAAACAGTCAAGATGGATATTTAACTATTCAGCAGAGGAATCATTTTCAAATTGGTGATCGCATAGAAATAATAGGACCTAACAAAACTTATGGTGAATTTGTCATAAACGAGATAATCAATAGTGAAGGTAAAAAAAGTCAAGCTGCTCCACATCCCAAAGAAGTTGTTACAGTTCCGTTGAATGTAGATTGTGAACCTAATTCATTGATACGTAAAATTCTGGGTTGA
- the mltG gene encoding endolytic transglycosylase MltG, translating to MAQFSLKNYFSQRKKMMIYLITGFMAAILLGSAGIYFYIYSGLQSVDIDEEIEIEIPRGSNLRQVADILEDNGIIRDATLFRYYARFSGYDAQLQAGEYLFEDEIAPEEVLIKLAQGDVIDRSIRFTIPEGLRADQVAQRLESQGLGDKDKFLELFSEPEEWDYWFLEGLAEEHVKFPLEGFLYPDTYQVQEDISEEEVVKRMLDQFNEVFDESYQEKKEHQGFNIHELITIASIVEREAVIDDERGKVAGVFLNRLENNMRLEACATVEYVLQENKPVLSDADTQIETPYNTYQNSGLPPGPIASPGRASIEAALDPKEHDYLFFVAKHDGSRTHVFSETYQEHLQAKERVRAD from the coding sequence ATGGCTCAGTTTTCTTTAAAAAATTATTTTAGCCAGCGAAAAAAAATGATGATATACTTGATAACAGGATTTATGGCTGCTATTTTATTAGGCTCAGCAGGGATATATTTTTATATTTACAGTGGCTTACAATCAGTAGATATTGACGAAGAAATTGAAATTGAAATTCCCAGGGGAAGTAATTTAAGACAGGTTGCCGATATTTTAGAAGATAATGGCATCATTAGAGATGCAACTTTGTTTAGATATTATGCCAGGTTTTCTGGTTACGATGCTCAATTACAAGCGGGTGAATATTTATTCGAGGATGAGATTGCTCCCGAGGAGGTATTGATTAAGCTTGCCCAGGGCGATGTTATCGATCGGAGTATTAGATTTACAATCCCAGAAGGCCTTAGAGCTGATCAGGTAGCTCAAAGGCTTGAAAGTCAAGGATTAGGTGATAAAGATAAATTTCTTGAATTATTCTCAGAACCTGAAGAGTGGGATTATTGGTTCCTAGAGGGGTTAGCAGAAGAGCATGTTAAGTTTCCATTAGAAGGTTTTCTATATCCCGATACTTATCAAGTCCAGGAGGATATTAGTGAAGAAGAAGTAGTGAAAAGAATGTTAGATCAATTTAATGAAGTATTTGACGAAAGTTATCAAGAAAAGAAAGAACACCAAGGATTTAATATCCATGAATTGATAACTATTGCTTCGATTGTAGAAAGAGAGGCAGTAATTGACGATGAGCGTGGCAAGGTAGCAGGGGTTTTCCTAAATAGATTGGAGAACAATATGCGCTTAGAAGCCTGCGCAACAGTGGAATATGTTCTTCAGGAAAACAAACCCGTACTTTCTGATGCAGACACTCAAATTGAAACACCATACAATACATACCAAAATTCCGGATTACCACCTGGACCAATTGCATCACCAGGTCGTGCTTCTATTGAAGCAGCTCTAGACCCCAAGGAACACGATTATTTGTTTTTTGTTGCAAAACATGATGGAAGTAGAACTCATGTGTTTTCAGAAACGTATCAAGAACATTTGCAGGCTAAAGAAAGAGTTAGAGCTGATTAA
- a CDS encoding acyl-CoA dehydratase activase encodes MSIAAGIDIGSLSTEVVIVQNNQITSQVISATGSNSKKASEESFNKALDKAGVQKEEVGYIVSTGYGRVATPFADKQITEITCHAKGMYYLNPDMRTVIDIGGQDSKAIKLAPDGTVEDFIMNDKCAAGTGRFLEVMASALEVELEEFVDIGKRQGEQVPVTSMCTVFAESEVVSLIGQGYAKEKIIRGLIDSIGERTETMADRVQIEPPIAMSGGVAKNKAVVTALENRSGENIFVPKEPQTVGALGAALLAEQFIAKSRAN; translated from the coding sequence ATGTCAATAGCAGCAGGAATAGATATTGGATCTTTATCAACTGAAGTCGTTATTGTTCAGAATAATCAAATTACATCACAAGTGATTTCAGCAACAGGGTCAAACAGTAAAAAGGCTAGTGAAGAGTCATTTAACAAAGCCCTTGATAAAGCGGGAGTACAAAAAGAAGAGGTAGGTTACATAGTTAGTACCGGTTACGGAAGAGTAGCTACTCCTTTTGCCGATAAACAGATTACTGAAATAACTTGTCATGCCAAGGGGATGTACTATTTAAACCCTGATATGAGGACAGTTATTGATATTGGTGGTCAAGACAGTAAAGCGATAAAATTAGCTCCTGATGGGACTGTTGAGGACTTCATTATGAATGATAAATGTGCGGCCGGAACTGGCAGATTTCTAGAAGTCATGGCCAGTGCCTTGGAAGTAGAACTTGAAGAATTTGTAGATATTGGTAAACGACAGGGAGAACAAGTACCAGTCACCAGTATGTGTACTGTTTTTGCAGAATCAGAAGTGGTTTCTTTAATTGGTCAAGGATATGCCAAAGAAAAAATTATTCGAGGATTGATAGATTCTATAGGTGAACGCACAGAAACCATGGCAGATCGAGTCCAGATAGAACCACCTATAGCTATGAGTGGTGGAGTTGCAAAAAATAAGGCCGTAGTGACAGCCCTTGAAAATAGATCTGGGGAAAATATATTTGTGCCTAAAGAACCGCAAACTGTAGGAGCTTTAGGAGCTGCCTTATTAGCTGAACAATTTATAGCAAAAAGTCGAGCGAATTAG
- a CDS encoding IreB family regulatory phosphoprotein, with product MRYNIPQDDNQEIREILQQVYNALEEKGYNPINQLVGYFMSGDPTYITNHRNARSVIRQRERDELLERILKSYLENNSLS from the coding sequence ATGAGGTATAATATTCCCCAGGATGATAATCAGGAAATTCGCGAGATTTTGCAGCAAGTGTATAATGCTTTGGAGGAGAAAGGCTACAATCCTATAAATCAGTTGGTTGGATATTTTATGAGTGGTGACCCTACTTATATTACCAATCATCGCAATGCCAGATCAGTTATCAGGCAAAGGGAAAGAGATGAGTTGTTGGAAAGAATTTTAAAATCTTATTTAGAGAATAATTCCCTTTCCTAA
- the ruvX gene encoding Holliday junction resolvase RuvX produces the protein MRIMGFDLGEATIGVAVSDALQLTAQGKTVIKRQSLEKDIEQVTKLIEDYQVSKLIVGLPKNMNGSLGQMADQIMDFIKSLEQEVDIPIETVDERLTSRMAEQTLLEADVSRKKRKQVIDKLAAVNILQTYLDRQVNKNNN, from the coding sequence ATGAGAATTATGGGTTTTGACCTTGGCGAAGCTACAATAGGAGTGGCGGTAAGTGATGCGTTACAACTAACTGCCCAAGGGAAGACAGTTATCAAAAGACAATCTTTAGAAAAAGATATTGAACAAGTTACTAAGTTGATAGAAGACTATCAAGTGAGTAAGTTGATAGTTGGACTACCCAAGAATATGAATGGGAGTTTGGGACAAATGGCTGATCAGATAATGGATTTTATTAAATCTCTTGAACAAGAAGTTGACATCCCTATTGAAACCGTAGATGAAAGGTTAACTTCTCGCATGGCCGAGCAGACATTGTTAGAAGCCGATGTTTCTAGAAAAAAGAGAAAACAAGTTATTGATAAACTGGCAGCCGTCAATATTTTGCAAACATACCTGGATAGACAGGTAAATAAAAATAATAATTAA
- a CDS encoding 2-hydroxyacyl-CoA dehydratase subunit D yields MDPVKIFKEKIGGNFSRKALKSPQAYRLAKLMFVARNPYPFRGIKELTALGLDQTAKAYDDEQKVAFTTAFFPEEIVHALGCVPFAPEVAAATATSLNLSQELLKNSEKEGMSRDACSFHRVAAAGGPRDYFPIPDFFLASSHLCDGAPQLFRYLSQKYDRPYYFLDVPAQKDAQAVEYVAQQLEELIKEVTKNLNISLDEERLKEVIENSNRAREAQLYLNNIRKKYPGILPGAQAINLVYLHFLCQGLEKTPDIYNILAEEIENKASKNEHKTDAPRILWSHLRPFYENDIFTILEQELEVNIVFEEMNQVYWPPLDPAKPYESLARKIINNPLVGPLDYRMDYLKQIIDDYSVDGIIHFSHWGCRHAVGAVPLLKQKAKDLNVAFLNLDADCVDRQNYFSGQVRTRLESFIEMLSF; encoded by the coding sequence TTGGATCCCGTTAAAATTTTTAAGGAAAAAATAGGTGGTAATTTTAGTAGAAAAGCACTTAAGTCACCTCAAGCTTATAGACTTGCCAAATTAATGTTTGTGGCAAGAAACCCCTATCCCTTCCGCGGGATTAAAGAACTTACTGCCCTTGGTCTAGATCAGACGGCCAAGGCTTATGATGACGAACAAAAAGTAGCTTTTACTACAGCTTTTTTTCCTGAAGAAATAGTGCATGCCCTAGGTTGTGTTCCTTTTGCACCAGAAGTTGCTGCAGCTACAGCAACTTCTTTAAATCTCTCACAAGAACTCCTTAAAAACTCCGAAAAAGAAGGTATGTCACGTGATGCCTGTTCTTTTCATAGAGTGGCTGCCGCAGGGGGGCCAAGAGATTATTTTCCAATACCTGATTTTTTCTTGGCCAGTTCTCACTTATGTGATGGTGCTCCTCAATTATTTAGATACTTATCTCAAAAATATGACCGCCCATATTATTTTTTAGATGTACCAGCTCAGAAAGATGCACAAGCTGTAGAATATGTAGCACAACAATTAGAAGAATTAATAAAAGAAGTTACTAAAAATTTAAATATTTCCTTGGATGAAGAAAGGCTTAAAGAGGTAATTGAGAACTCCAACAGAGCACGGGAGGCTCAATTATACTTAAATAATATCAGAAAGAAGTATCCTGGTATTTTACCTGGGGCCCAAGCTATAAATTTAGTGTATTTACATTTCCTTTGTCAAGGTCTTGAAAAAACTCCCGACATTTATAATATACTTGCGGAGGAAATAGAAAATAAAGCTTCAAAAAACGAACATAAAACTGATGCTCCCCGTATTCTGTGGTCTCATTTACGTCCTTTTTACGAGAATGATATTTTTACAATCTTAGAACAAGAACTGGAAGTTAATATTGTTTTTGAAGAGATGAATCAAGTTTATTGGCCTCCTCTAGACCCAGCAAAACCTTATGAAAGTTTAGCTCGCAAGATAATTAATAATCCACTTGTAGGTCCTTTAGACTATCGAATGGATTATTTAAAACAAATTATTGATGATTATTCTGTTGATGGGATTATTCATTTCTCACATTGGGGATGTAGACATGCAGTTGGGGCTGTACCTTTACTTAAACAAAAAGCTAAGGATTTAAATGTAGCTTTCTTAAATTTAGATGCAGACTGTGTTGATCGGCAAAATTACTTTTCGGGTCAGGTGAGGACTAGACTTGAAAGTTTCATTGAAATGCTATCATTTTAA